CTCTGAGTGACATTGAATCACCAAGCGCTGCTCTGACGGTGGTAAGAATTTTGTGGTTATGCTGCAGGTCTGAGACCAGTTTGACCTTGCATGCCTTGACGCCGAACTGCTTAATCATTGCCGCACTGGCTGCAACATTCTCTATTTTCTCACTAGCAATTACCGCGCTGTAACGTTGCGGTTGTTGCGGTTGGGCACTGAATAGCTGTAATACCGATTGTTCTGTACTGCGAGCATAGAGATCTAGCAGCGCCAGTTCTAATGTGCAAAATGCTGCGTGTTCGTTGCGCGGTAGTGTTGTCAGAGCGGATGCAATCCAAGCCTGCAATTCGCTAAAATTAGTGAACTTAAGCCCCTGAACTTTAGGAAACCAACGTTCATTCAACGCAGAGACCACGCTGTCGATGGATTCGCCACTTACATACTCGCGAGGGCAGCACTCTCCATAGGCTTTTAGACCGTTCTCGTCGGTCAGACAAACGATGACATTACGTGCCAGTGAGCGAGAAGCTAACGCGTGCTGTACTTCGAAATTCATTGGAATGGCGAGAATTGATATTTCCGCCTGTTTAATTTGCATTCTCAACTCCTTGTTGGCTTAACCATTGGGCGATTAGACGGCTAAGTTGGTCTGGGGTTTCAAATTGAAGTGAATGGATCTGGTCTTTATAGTCTGTTTGCTCAATTGATGAGCGACTTCTGTTTAAAAGTTCAACGACCCCCTGATTGTCGACAATATCATCGTTTTCTGCGAGGTGAAGTTGAATAGGTAATGAGAAGCTGTCTATTTCCGCGGCGATATAGTTATCGATGGTTCGCGTCGCCCACAGGAAGCTGGCACTGACACGGCTATTTCTGAGCGGGTCATTGCTGATATATTCGACGAATGCGGGATCGTCAGTGAACATTGAAGGGCTAATTAGTCCGGGAAATAACCGTTTGTCGCAGAGCCAAGCACAAAAGCCAATTTGCATTTTTTGCCATACTGAATAATCCACTTTGGCGACTAAGCCGGGCGTAATCAGTATCAAGCCGTCTATCTCGTCTGGATAGCTCATAGCGTAACGCAGTGCCAGCTTCCCCCCCCATGACAGGCCAATCAGATAACGTTTCTTATAACCGCGGGTGCGCTGTTCAACTAAATGCTGCAAATCTTCAATTAGTTGCAGTTCCGATGCAGCGTAGCCTGGACTTAGCCCCATATCTTGTCGATTGGTACCACTACCTCGACGGTCTGGCATGATAACGTCATAGCCCATACCGGCTAATCTGGCACCCACCAAATGAAACCAACCAGCGTGACTTTCTATGCCATGTAGATAGATAAGCGCAGTGTCGCTATCTGTTGCTGAAATATGCTGAAAGTAATTTAGCGGCTGCTCTTGGGCACCGATAAATTGTGCGGGTTGTCTATGGGTTAGCCATTGTTCAAGCTCTGCCTTTAGGGCTTGATTCTCTATATCAGTATTAGCGAGAGCCATGGGCGTCACCATGAGTGCGAGTAAAATAAAAACTGGATACAGGAAAAGATTCATAGGCTATTCAGTGCCTCTGATATGGGTTCTTTACTGGTCTCTTGCTTACTTAATAGTGGCGAAGAATACTTTTGCCACCAGTTTTTTGCGTGCTGTTGTGACCAAGGGTGTATGCGCTGAAGTGGTTCCAGTATTTCAATGATCTCAAAGATATCTCTGGGGCGCTGTGCTGGCTCTCGGCTGACACATTGCATCACCAACGCTGCTAACTTGGCTTCAATCGGACTGGGGACTACCTCAGTGATTGGTACTGGTTTCTCTTTTAATGCAGCTAAGGCGATTTGCAGCGCGTTGGTGCCAGTAAACAGATCTTTTCCCGAAAGCATATTATAGGCCACAGCACCTAACGCATAGATATCGGTTCTGGGATCGCAGATCTTAGGATCTTGTAGTCGTTCCGGCGCAATGTAAGAGGGCGTACCAGCAATTGACTGTGTTTGTGTAAGCTGAGTTGCTTCCGGATCTGAGATGTCTTTGACTAAGCCAAAGTCGAGCACTTTGACATGGTCAAAAATTCCGCCTTGCTCTGACAGCATGATATTGGGCGGCTTGATATCTCGATGAATGAGACCGCGGCTATGCGCTTCAGCAAGTGAACCGCACACTTGTAACAAAATCGCGATCACTCGCTCCTGCGGCATAGCACCAAATTCACTGATGTAATCGGCGAGGGTAAAGCCGCGAACATACTCCATGGCGTAGTAGAAAGTCCCGTCAGGGCTTAGGCCATAGTCATAGACCTGGATTGTATTTGGGTGGCCAAGCAGTGCCGTTTGTTGCACCTCTAATTCGAATCGGTCAATGACCTCTTCAGAAAGCAAACTACGTTTTAGAACTTTAAGCGCTGTCGGTCGGCGCAATAGGGCGTGCTGCGCTAAATAGACGCTGCCAATACCACCTTCTCCAATTTTCTTTTCTAACTTGTACTGGCCCAATTTTTCAAAAGCGTTTACCTGATCATCCAGACGCCGCAAACGCATTTGATAAATCACCATGGCGATGGCACTGAGCGTCAGTAGAGCAAACATCATTAATTCGGTGAACAAGAGCGGTGAAAGCAGCTGCAGCATCTCCTCTTTATTTACCTCTACAACTAGACCGATATTGAGCTCATCCACCCAAATCCAAACGCCAAGCACATCTTCATCGCGGTAGCTGCGGTAATGCTCAAATTTTGTCGCGTTGCCGATCGATAAAGCATGTTGAACAGGAAATATTGGCAGTTGACTCTTGCTCACCGGATCGACCAACTTAACATTGAGGATCGTTGAATTGATCTGGTCGTTGAGCAGCAATCCTCGCTGTTTTATCTCTGCCAAAAGCGGGCTTTCAGAGATCATCAAACCGTCGCTATTGAAATAGTACATCTCGATCTGTTCGTCACTGCGATACAGTGAAGTGATGGCATTAAACTCAATGGATGCGTCCAGCAATTCCACCAGGTAGTAATACCCTCGGTTTTCCATCTGCTCTATACGCGTGGCTATCAGCAAGATTGGGGGAAGGTTTTGGTCTGGCAAAAAGTCGTCTGAATGCATCACTTCACTCAGCCTGAATGTGCTTTCACTGACAACTTCGATGAGCCTGACCGATGCCCGGGGCAACTGCTGGTTTATATGGCCTCGATTTGTGGATGCAACGACATAGCCGTCTTTGTTGATAATGAGAAAACCTGCAGAATCAGAAAATGACAACTCTTGGTCAACGATTTCACTTAACGACTTTTGTAATTCAGCTTTTTTTGTCACCGAGGCAGATTCTATCTGTTGTAG
The window above is part of the Corallincola holothuriorum genome. Proteins encoded here:
- a CDS encoding serine/threonine protein kinase; amino-acid sequence: MAKPPLPKQLQQRLVRTYAKIDNTHYQRPRRLAFYRHIAITSIILIALGLFLRFHLIEAAEDLFESKIKQQLDSQSAALKFWLKTETNLATRIASRHRVLKLLQQIESASVTKKAELQKSLSEIVDQELSFSDSAGFLIINKDGYVVASTNRGHINQQLPRASVRLIEVVSESTFRLSEVMHSDDFLPDQNLPPILLIATRIEQMENRGYYYLVELLDASIEFNAITSLYRSDEQIEMYYFNSDGLMISESPLLAEIKQRGLLLNDQINSTILNVKLVDPVSKSQLPIFPVQHALSIGNATKFEHYRSYRDEDVLGVWIWVDELNIGLVVEVNKEEMLQLLSPLLFTELMMFALLTLSAIAMVIYQMRLRRLDDQVNAFEKLGQYKLEKKIGEGGIGSVYLAQHALLRRPTALKVLKRSLLSEEVIDRFELEVQQTALLGHPNTIQVYDYGLSPDGTFYYAMEYVRGFTLADYISEFGAMPQERVIAILLQVCGSLAEAHSRGLIHRDIKPPNIMLSEQGGIFDHVKVLDFGLVKDISDPEATQLTQTQSIAGTPSYIAPERLQDPKICDPRTDIYALGAVAYNMLSGKDLFTGTNALQIALAALKEKPVPITEVVPSPIEAKLAALVMQCVSREPAQRPRDIFEIIEILEPLQRIHPWSQQHAKNWWQKYSSPLLSKQETSKEPISEALNSL
- a CDS encoding alpha/beta fold hydrolase; the encoded protein is MALANTDIENQALKAELEQWLTHRQPAQFIGAQEQPLNYFQHISATDSDTALIYLHGIESHAGWFHLVGARLAGMGYDVIMPDRRGSGTNRQDMGLSPGYAASELQLIEDLQHLVEQRTRGYKKRYLIGLSWGGKLALRYAMSYPDEIDGLILITPGLVAKVDYSVWQKMQIGFCAWLCDKRLFPGLISPSMFTDDPAFVEYISNDPLRNSRVSASFLWATRTIDNYIAAEIDSFSLPIQLHLAENDDIVDNQGVVELLNRSRSSIEQTDYKDQIHSLQFETPDQLSRLIAQWLSQQGVENAN
- a CDS encoding mandelate racemase/muconate lactonizing enzyme family protein yields the protein MQIKQAEISILAIPMNFEVQHALASRSLARNVIVCLTDENGLKAYGECCPREYVSGESIDSVVSALNERWFPKVQGLKFTNFSELQAWIASALTTLPRNEHAAFCTLELALLDLYARSTEQSVLQLFSAQPQQPQRYSAVIASEKIENVAASAAMIKQFGVKACKVKLVSDLQHNHKILTTVRAALGDSMSLRGDANAAWQSADEAERQLSALSKYQMESIEQPLPAQDINGLAQLTSANITPVMVDESICSRADAQTLIDEKACHLFNLRISKCGGISNSLALAKKAADNGIDCQLGAQVGETSILSSAGLVLANLVPTLKWREGCFGQLLLEDDPMQPIVQLGAGGMANLQAGTGFGIQPEVVRWKRYLETA